The DNA window TATCGGGGTAGGAACGAAATGTTCTGCGTGCTTCATCTAAAAATAATAAGGGGGGTTCAGACCGTTTAATTACAGATGCAATTCGTCCATATGTTTCTAAAGAAATAGCCTTCATATCCTCTCGTAGAGTTGCTTTATGAATTCGTTTAATTGCTTCTTTATGGATTTTTTGCAGGATTCGTGTTGTATCTGCCAATGCTTTAAGTGCTTTTTTGTATCCTTCAACATCAATCGTTAATTCCATTAGCTTGCGATAAAATTCCGGAAGCGCAAACTCCAATGGGAAGTCTTTGTTTACTCGTTCATATGCAGGAAGAATACTATCTTTTATAACATCTAATTTAAGAGATTCTTTAATTCGAATTTTATCAATCCATGTACCATGGAGATCTTTTTGTATCCCCCTCATACGTGCTTTACGAAATGCGTTGTGAAGAAGTTCCTTTACTTTGGGCACTTCACTAATCTTTTGAAAGTTCATAAAGAGCAGAAAGCAAGGTCGTTATATTAAGGTTTAGGTCGAAAATATCTATTGCAGAATTCTGTAGAAACTCACTAAAATTTATATTCCCTGGTTAGTTAACAAACTAATTAACAAATCTTGATCTCAAATTAATATCAAAAGTATTTATCTTTACGATCGCATCTACTTGCTATCTATTTACTTACCTACTTTCTCTCAATTTTAATCTCTTTTTCAACCCAGTTACTTCGAGTTTGGTAACCAATAACTTGATTACGTCCTGGATTGTCTAATGCATCAGCTCTTCCATTAATCAAAGGTAAAAGTCCATGTTTCGCTACGAGTTCGGATTGATCTGCTTGCCCATACAACTCATTTAGATCTAAATTTCCTCCTTCATCAACACTATATCCCACACTAATTGTAAACGAAATTGTTCTTCCTTGATATTGACATGGTCTAGAACTCATTTCTGTGCGTACTCGTTCACCTAATCGTTGTGCTTCATCTACTGAGCTAACTGCAGTAAGGATTCCAAACTCGTCTCCTCCAAAGCGTATGATCTGTGCTGGCTGCCGTACAGTTGCCACTAATCTTCGCGCCATCTCTTTGATAACTGCGTCTCCTCCTAAGTGTGTGTAGGTTTCATTAATTAATTTAAAATGGTCAGAATCAAGCATATATAATGCCACATATTTTCCTTCATCTATTTTTGTTCTAAAAATATCGTACGTCTTTTCTAACCCGCGTCTGTTTAAAACATCAGTCATAGGGTCATACCATGATTCTTTTTGAAGAGATTCATTATCTTGAGCAACTCGTAACGCCTGTGCATATCGTTCTGAAAGTAATCTCAACAAACGTGGTGTATCAAATGTCGGTACTTTAGTTGTAATATAATCTACTACGTCTCTACGTAAAGTAAGAACACCTTGCGTAACCTCAGAAACATCTCTTAATTGAACATAATAAATTGTTCCTCGACCACCTAAGACGAATGTAGCTTTGCCTTTAAATGCAGTAATGGTGCCTGCAGGGGTCAAATCTCCTCGCAACCCATCGCGCAGGTCACTTGGTTGTTCAATCTCATTTCGAGAAGTTATAAGAGCATTTGGTCGTATCCCTCGAGATGGTTCTGCTAAAATCACATCTGTTAATTCTTCTAATTGTCTGGAGGTTGTATCATATCCTGCGCCAGGAAGGATTAATCGTTCGACTACGGTTGCAAATTCTTCTCCACGGTCTC is part of the Candidatus Woesearchaeota archaeon genome and encodes:
- a CDS encoding GGDEF domain-containing protein; amino-acid sequence: MPPSEKSEKLSGNNTPIETVPDAFLRQRVHLEEVVRHYGINGAENFAHFLRDRGEEFATVVERLILPGAGYDTTSRQLEELTDVILAEPSRGIRPNALITSRNEIEQPSDLRDGLRGDLTPAGTITAFKGKATFVLGGRGTIYYVQLRDVSEVTQGVLTLRRDVVDYITTKVPTFDTPRLLRLLSERYAQALRVAQDNESLQKESWYDPMTDVLNRRGLEKTYDIFRTKIDEGKYVALYMLDSDHFKLINETYTHLGGDAVIKEMARRLVATVRQPAQIIRFGGDEFGILTAVSSVDEAQRLGERVRTEMSSRPCQYQGRTISFTISVGYSVDEGGNLDLNELYGQADQSELVAKHGLLPLINGRADALDNPGRNQVIGYQTRSNWVEKEIKIERK